One genomic region from Capra hircus breed San Clemente chromosome 6, ASM170441v1, whole genome shotgun sequence encodes:
- the LOC102179277 gene encoding placenta-specific gene 8 protein: protein MNPVVSQPGYGSAVSGSSDWQTGTFDCFDDIGICLCGAFFPLCLSCQIASDMDEFCLCGSSVAMRTMYRTRYGIPGSICKDFLCLAFLPHCTLCQLKRDIEKRKAMNAL, encoded by the exons ATGAACCCAGTTGTTTCGCAGCCAGGATATGGCTCGGCGGTCTCGGGGTCTAGTGACTGGCAAACCGGCACCTTTGACTGCTTTGATGACATAGGGATCT GTCTCTGTGGGGCTTTCTTTCCCCTGTGCCTTTCGTGTCAGATTGCCTCTGACATGGATGAATTCTGCCTGTGCGGATCAAGTGTCGCCATGAGGACGATGTATCGGACCCGATACGGCATCCCG gGATCCATTTGCAAGGATTTCCTGTGTCTGGCATTTTTACCGCACTGTACCCTTTGTCAACTCAAGCGAGAtattgaaaagagaaaagcaatgaaTGCTTTATAA